The DNA segment ATTACTGTATTCATATCTGCAACAAAAAGTAAAAATGATCAGGTTCTGGCTGTTcacttgttttttttctttctttcgccTGCGTCcctctttttcaattttttttttttggggttcTCCTTCTCCAATGTGCTGAACTATTCAGCATTGCAAGTCCTCATACTGTAGATTAAGGTTGGGGTTGTTATGTAAATTGATTGATCCATGTGAGATGATTAGAGTCGTCTAAAGTTGAGTATTTATAGCTTTATCGGCTGGAGGGGAAAAGTCAATTGGCTCAGCTAGCATTTGATCGTGCAAGAAGTATTGATCCTTCACTTTCATTGCCATGGGCAGGCATGTCAGCTGATGCTGCTGCAAGGTAAATTCATTTATGTTATATAAAAGAACATAAACAATGATGCATTTACACCTTTTATGTGAAATATAAAGCTGAATACGCTTCTTAAACAGGAATCTGAAACCAGACGAGGCTTACGAGTGCTGTCTTCGGGCGGTTCAGATCTTTCCAGTACATTTCTCTCTTTCAGTGTTGTTTTCAGAATTTTTTTGAACTTTCACCTTTTTTTTAACAAGATGTTTGAATTTTCACCTTGTCTGGGAGTTTTTCATGTTGCGTTTGTATCTAAAGTTTGTATCAGGTGAGCATCATGATGCTTCTGAAAACAAACTTTAGAGTTCAGATACAAACCTATATACAGGCGATATGGTTTTTTCCAGTTGTTCATTGTCCAATTTGGAGGTTCTTACAGTGCCTGTGTATGAATAGCTTGCAGAATTCCAAACTGGTCTAGTTAAGCTTGCTCTGCAGTCTGGTTATCTGCAATCTCCAGAGGTACTTAAGCACTCAGTTTACAATCGATTCTTGTCTGTTTAGGCTCTGAGTAATTGACAAGGGAATACTTCGGATAGCATTGAGTCTAtaacagcaacaataacaacaaatccAGTGTAATCTCACAAATGGGGTgtgggagggtagtgtatacgcaagccttacccctaccttgtgaaggtagttGGATAGCATTGAGTCTAAGTTTTTATAATTGTTATACCAGGCATTTGGAGCCATCCAGCAGGCTTTGCAGCGTGCACCTCAGTATCCTGAATCTCACAATCTGAAAGGGCTAGTTTGTGAGGCACGAGGTGATTATGAAAGTGCTGTTGCCTCGTATAGACTGGCACGCCTTGCTGCCAGAGTTTTTGCAGGAAGAGTTTCAAAATCGTATCCAGCAGATATATCTATTAATTTGACCAGGTCGCTCTGTATGGTAATATACTTTATCACATCTTTTCAGGTTCAACTTGTTTTACTTCAGATCCAATTTGCAATgctactctctttttttctcactATTTATgggtgctttgattaactctatTTTATGCAAGTTCTGAAATGCTATCCATACAGGCAGGAAATGCTGATGCAGCTATCCAAGAATGTAAATATTTGGAAAACAAAGGTATGATTCTTGATCATAACGGCATTAGTCGTTCCCAGTGAGAAACTACTCTTCTGTTTTCTGCTAAAGAAAAATATCTTTGtgaagaaaacaataaaaaacTATCATGGTGAAGCATTAGTGTGCTGCTTGTCTGTGATCAAATAATGattatgaattaaaattttacaCGAGTGCTGAACTTCTTATTGGTGCAGATGTTAGGCATTGGTATGTCTTAGAGTTCACTTTAGCTGGTTTTGCTGAAATCATGGAGTAGCTTCTTGtataaaaatttattttgaattttccctttcCTGCTTGCATGCTTTTGCTCTCATCCAATCTAGAGTGCTATGGCGATGTTTGGTCTCTTAAACCTGTAAATTCCATTTTCGCTAGGTCTTCTGGATGTAGAAGGTTTGCAGCTTTATGCGCTTTCTTATTGGAAACTTGGCAAGTATGACCTTGCTCTTTCAGTGGCAAAAAGGCTCGCCTCATCTGCTTTACCAACAGAACATTCATTGGCTGCTGCCTCCATCAGTTTCATCTGTAGATTAGTGTATCATATGTTAGGGCAGGAATTAGCTATTAGAAACATTTTGCAACTACCCAGAAGAGCCTTCGAGAGTTCACAAGTTAGGCTTGTAGCATCTGCTATTCATGCATTAGATGAAAGTCATCAGCTTGACTCAGTTGTTTCAAGTGTTCGTGAGTCTCTTTCATCTAGCAAAGAGATTGCTGCACTGGATTTCCTAGCCACACTTGGCTTACTAGTAAGTCTTCTATTTCAGTTGCCTCTTATGACTTGATGTTGGGCCGCTAAGTGTAAATCAGGATTTTCTTATCGGGATTTTAGGTCAAACATGGATCTAACGACTGCTTAGGAGTTCAGAAGGGAGTCAATTATCTAAGAAGAGCTCTTCATGTTTCTCCAAACAGTAATTTGATAAGGTGGTCACCTGAGCAGCTGCATTTTCATGTTCTCCCACTCTGTGCATGAACTAGTGAATTGTGATTGTTCGTAGCGCTTCACGTTAATGTTTTTTCTCCATTTATTTGAATTGTGATTTCCTTGAGATTGAAGGGTTGGCTAATTTTGAATGCAATTTTGGTGGCTCTTCCTGATTGAAGTTAGAAAAGAAGCGTGAGATTCTGTTTTTATATTAGAAAgcatctgtttttttttttgaaaaacaaaagattTTCTTGCCGTGGTTTTAGCCAGAAGAAATTTATTGGTTGTGCTCAAGTCCGTTTGTGTTTGACGAAACTAGCATGAGTTATAGTGGTTTCTCCTGTCAATTCGAAGGAGCTCAATTAAGCTCCTCGCTGAGACGGATGCAAAATGAGTATTTGTACATGCATGTTCCAAGTTACATGAGACCCATCATAGAGCAGTGTTGGTGTCAACAAGTTTTGGCAGTACAGCTGTTTTTACTAGTAGAGGGCTCAAATGAACTTGGAAAGAACAAAAAGCTAATAAACAACAGAAGAGATGTCCTAATATGTGCAAGTCATATTCCAACACTTCAAAAGCTTTTTGTTCGTTTTCCTCCAAATTACCCAGTACCCACATAAGTGATAAAGGGGTGACATTCCACGCATTACATTGTTTTCTTCTTCACATGAATACCCAACGATACATTCCTCCTCCACTGTCTCAAGTATTGCTCCCTATACTGCATACAAATTCAGGGCTGTCCACCATAGTTGACTGGCCACCTTGCAATGCACTAGTAGATGGTTCACTTTTCTACCCGAACACTTGCACATGAAGAACCAACTGACTTATTTGATTTTCGTTCTCAAATTCCTGTCGTCAAGATTACTTCTCTAGCCGCTATGTAACAAGCAGACCTTTCTTGGCTCTATCAGAATCTAGATTAATAAGTATGGAAATTCCGGATCCACCCTCTTCAATAGCCTGGTTTATAAGGACTATAGCATGTTAAGATCCAAGTCTTTTGACTCAGATACATAAGCCAAATAACTTATGCTACCTTGGGACTTGTCAGTGTTTTTAAGTTATCCGGAAATTTGTAATCAGAAGAAATATTGAACACAAATGAACAGAACTGCAATACATAATGTTGCTCTGGTGGGACATCGTACACTTGACAGGAAGTCCAAAGATTTTCAATCAGGGCATCTTTAATACTAGATATAATTTTGGACATGATATGTAAAAACATGCATGAACTGGATGCCCATTTCACTTCAGCATCAAGGTATGTAAAATCAGTCCAAAAACTTACCTTGAATATTCCAATTTAATGGCATTTAAGTTGTTAAAGGAGAAATTGTTATTGAAAAGGAGTTGAGGAGGTTGTGGAGGAGAAGAAAAACCTATGTTTTTctcaaaaaaagagaagaaagaccTAATTGTAGAATGTTTATCCCATAAATCTAATTTTCCGAAAAATTTTCTACTTGATCTTCACAATGCCCATTATTATGTCTGTTAGAATAATTATGTGAATGTATGTAATTACTCCTAGTCCCTTATGTAATAGGAGTAAGTTATGTGTTATGTATACATTAAATAGGGCTTATTGTAACATAGTCAATATCAATCaataatattttctcccgtgcattctcacatggtatcagagcaggacCCATACCGATTTTCCGATGTTGGGCCCCCATAATTATCCACGCTCCAGATGTCCAGTCCTGGACGTGAGAGGGGATGTTGAGTCCCACATCGACAATGAAGGGGATGGGTGGTCTCCTTATATGGACTTGGGCAATCCTCACCTCTtgagctagcttttggggttgagttagacCCAAGGTCCATTTAATATGGTATTAGAGCCAGGTTTTGATCCTGGGACCTGTGGGTTATGGGCCCACAAGTCTAGTGTAATGTGGTTGCTCtgtctagtgcagaagcagaatatcgagcaatggctatggcgacatgtgagctaatttggatcaaacagttgctcaaggagttaaaatttggtgagattagtcagaCGAGACTTGTAtgtgataatcaagctgctcttcatattgcgtcaaatccagtgttccatgagagaactaaacacattgagattaactgtcactttgttagagaaaagatactctcgggagatattgctacaaagtttgtgaagtcaaatgatcagcttgcagatattttcaccaagtccctcactggtcctcgtattaactacatatgtaacaagctcggtacatatgatttatatgcaccagcttgagggggagtgttagaatAGTTATGTGAATGTATGTAATTAGTCCTAGTCCCTTATGTAATAGGAGTAGGTTATGTGTTACGTATACATATAAATAGAGCTTATTGCAACATAGtcaatattaattaataatattttcTCCTGTGCATTCTCACAATGTCTAAAACTTAAGACtggcctttggaaaaacttcccaCTTTAATGTGGTATAGGAATAATCCAAGAACTACATTGCTTTCTTCATAGACGTACTGTTGGTTTGTAGGAGGAGCAAGATTTCCACATTATAAGTATAAGTTATTGGCAGTACTTTTTTAGTGGAAGGTGTTCCTTTTATTTGGCAAGTAACAAAGTACTTTTTATAGCCTCCAGGTGTTTGTCTAGTGGTAAAAACACATTGGTGATATGTGGTTTAGGCACATGTCACGAGTTCGAGCGCTACCATAGACAAAAActtggtatttaagtggagagaAGTAGAGGGATGGACCCATTTTCCATCGAGTTTCAAACCTTGAGCCACTAGCCTTTGGGATTTTATtggttattaaaaaaaaagagtacTTTTCACAACTGCAAGCAGCAAATTGCTTCTACCTTTTGATTGTCTAATATGTTGAAACTTCGTCCTTATTAATGTAAATTATGAAAAAGTTATGGCTTTGCACACAAGGGTGTGGTCTAGTGGTCAATGAAATTTAAATGGACCCTGGGAGTCCAAGGTTCAAATCTCAGCAAGATGCAAAAAAAATGCTCGGTGAATTCGTCCCGTTATCTAAGCCTTGATGAGCTGAGTTACTAATGGGAGATAGTAGGTTCGATTGGTCGAGGTGTGTGTAAGTTGGTATGGACACTACTgttataaaaagaaaataaataaattatgaaAGTTATGGCTCTTGGTGCCAGCCTGTCAgtttctaaaaaataaataaattatgaaAGTTATGGCTCTTGGTGTCAGCCTGTCACTTTCTAAGTTAACTCCTGCAAAAAATTCAATCTTTCCATAGCTTCACTTAAGTTACACATCAATGTCCAGTTGTCCACGGTTTTCTTTTAACTTGGGGGTCGGGGTGGGGTGGATTCCCCCACCCTTTGAAATATTCACATCGTTGCCCTGTTCGTCATGTTCAAGCATTCTTGCTGAATATCATTGGTCAGTTTTCTCTCATTTTGCACAATTGATTTGTTCTGTtcataattttcattcttgttttCCAATAATTGTAAATTTCAATTATGGGCTAGTTCGTTTGAATTACTTGCCATATTGATCTTGATACTTGATAGAATTTAGCAAATGTATTGTTGATTTGCTATTCCCTATTTGAAAATTCTTACCATATGTAAAGTTGCAATTTCTGCTCTTAGTATGATGATCAAAGTTGATTGATCTGCTGTAATATTCTGGTGAATAGGAACCTTCTTGGTTATCTATTATTATCCAGCGAAGAATGGAAAGATGTTCACATTTCAGCTCGATGCTTCATAGTGGATCCTTCCGAACATCTGAAGCAGGAAGGTGTTAAATCCAGTGTTGAGATTTTTGGTGCTGGAGCAGTTGCTTGCTGTACTATGGGGAGCAGCAAGAAGACATTACCCATGttcatctgtagagaaagtttgACATCGGGGTGCAAAACTATCCAGCTGCTGCAGAAGTACTGTTCTTTATCCACGTGGCTTCTGACTTCATTTATGAAAATTTATTTCTATTATACACTATGTGCAGCTTGCTTTATTGATATATGAATCTGATACTCCTGATGCAATGGAGGAAGACATGGAATTTTTGTCCATGACATATATGCCAAAGCTGTTCCGTGCATCTAATTCGACTCTTTATCTTTATAGGTGTGTCCATCAGCAGCCTTGGGACCATACTTCCTATTACCTGCTTATACTAAACTATCTGCAAAAGGCGCGGGAGGAGAAATTTCCGCATAACATGTGTGTTGTTCTTGAGCGGTTAATAAGTGTGGCTCTTCAAAATGAGCTTTATGCGAAGGAAGACATTTCGTACCAATACCAAAAGTTCCAGCTTCTGCTTTGTGCTGCGGAGGTTAGTTTGCAATGTGGGAATAATTTCAATTGCATTATGCGTGCAAAAAGTGCTCTAGAGATGCAGCTTTCAGATAACTACCTCTTCTTTGCACACTTGCTACTGTGTCGTGCCTATGCTGTGGAAGGTAATTATATTGGGCTTCATGAAGAGTACGTTAGGTGCTTGGAGCTCAAAACTGATTATCATATTGGTTGGATTTGCCTTAAGTTTCTTGAAAGTCAATACAAGCTGCACTCAGATTCCAGTGCACTAGCCTTGGCCTTTCAAGAGTGTTGCAAAGAGATAAAGACTTCGTGGAACATGTGGATTGCTATATATAATTTGGTTCAAGGTCTAACTGCAGTTTGGAA comes from the Nicotiana sylvestris chromosome 4, ASM39365v2, whole genome shotgun sequence genome and includes:
- the LOC104235937 gene encoding tetratricopeptide repeat protein SKI3, producing MSEEDDAIRRLEEAVVDDPSLHFDLGVLLWDKGGDIQEKAAQHFLIAAKLNPQNGAAFRYLGHYYARVAVDSQRAVKCYQRAVNLNPDDSIAGEAICDILDGSGKESLEIAVCREASEKSPRAFWALCRLGFLLVNQKKWSEAVQSLQQAIRGYPTCADLWEALGLSYQQMGMFTAAVKSYARAIELEESRVFALVESGNVHLMLGSFRKGIEQFRQALLISPLNLSAHHGLASALLSLAKESIDSGAFKWGASLLEEASKVALECTSIVGNMSCSWKLHGDIQLIYAKCFPWMDEGLGSGADEKSFSSSILSWKRNCCLAARSACRSYQRALHLSPWQANVYTDVAIASELLLSLKENCKDDINSWFVSEKMCLGGLLLEGCNSEFWVALGCLSDHSALKQHAFVRALQLDVSLAVAWAHLGKLYRLEGKSQLAQLAFDRARSIDPSLSLPWAGMSADAAARNLKPDEAYECCLRAVQIFPLAEFQTGLVKLALQSGYLQSPEAFGAIQQALQRAPQYPESHNLKGLVCEARGDYESAVASYRLARLAARVFAGRVSKSYPADISINLTRSLCMAGNADAAIQECKYLENKGLLDVEGLQLYALSYWKLGKYDLALSVAKRLASSALPTEHSLAAASISFICRLVYHMLGQELAIRNILQLPRRAFESSQVRLVASAIHALDESHQLDSVVSSVRESLSSSKEIAALDFLATLGLLVKHGSNDCLGVQKGVNYLRRALHVSPNSNLIRNLLGYLLLSSEEWKDVHISARCFIVDPSEHLKQEGVKSSVEIFGAGAVACCTMGSSKKTLPMFICRESLTSGCKTIQLLQKCVHQQPWDHTSYYLLILNYLQKAREEKFPHNMCVVLERLISVALQNELYAKEDISYQYQKFQLLLCAAEVSLQCGNNFNCIMRAKSALEMQLSDNYLFFAHLLLCRAYAVEGNYIGLHEEYVRCLELKTDYHIGWICLKFLESQYKLHSDSSALALAFQECCKEIKTSWNMWIAIYNLVQGLTAVWNGEFIDAEESLAQACSLAGGESCLFLSHGAICMEIARQQSDSEFLSLAIRSLKKAKDSSSMPLPFVSLLLAQAEASLGSESKWEKNLIEEWSSWPPESRPAELFFQMHLLARRLTEGSGAISNLEPSTSPIRWILEAIHMNPSCLRYWRALLKFME